In Macadamia integrifolia cultivar HAES 741 chromosome 13, SCU_Mint_v3, whole genome shotgun sequence, one DNA window encodes the following:
- the LOC122059120 gene encoding G-type lectin S-receptor-like serine/threonine-protein kinase At2g19130, producing MGTRNRAWFFLSVLFLHFFLSTCISVGASTLSVGQSISADQSMIIVSEENGNSELGLFKPNDNYYYVGIWYRKGEKEIVWVANRDKPLSCMDSSQLKLLEDGNLVILDPSNGIIWSTNLISTSSNSMEAALLDSGNLVLRDVLNSSVLMWESFDHPRDTWLPGGKIGLSKLTNKSQSLTSWRNPTDPAPGLYSLELDPAGSNQLVILWNGFVKWWSSGRWNGNNFSLFPETSGDSIFNFTYVSSQNENYFTYNLYNSFSFSKIVIDVSGEMYRSTWDQPKTAKPLCCNYSCGAFANCRQQASVWCGCLQGFHPSHALSGGCMRNTPLQCVNNGPVNWEKDRFLKMSNLILPTNPQFLAVETAQACELACLNNRSCNAYAYGGGYSVWVGHILSLVQQSDGDTGGQDLYLKLAACELSTSRGNKKGSAIGAIVGAVSGVLALFSLLVVLIWTRQRSLVGPWDANEGFLVPFSYRDLQIVTKNFSEKLGAGGFGSVFKGTLPDSTVVAVKRLEGLNQGEKQFRTEVSMVGTIQHVNLVRLHGFCCEGTRRLLVYDFMPNGSLHSHLFLEKQDPKL from the coding sequence ATGGGTACCAGAAACAGAGCATGGTTCTTCCTTTCTGttctgtttctccatttctttctCAGTACCTGTATCTCTGTCGGAGCTAGCACCCTCTCTGTTGGTCAATCTATTTCTGCAGATCAGTCCATGATCATAGTTTCTGAAGAAAATGGGAACTCCGAATTGGGTTTATTCAAACCAAATGATAACTACTACTATGTTGGTATCTGGTACAGAAAAGGGGAGAAGGAAATCGTTTGGGTGGCAAACAGAGATAAACCCCTCTCTTGTATGGATTCCTCACAACTTAAGCTCTTAGAGGATGGAAATCTAGTAATCCTTGATCCATCAAATGGCATTATCTGGTCGACAAATTTGATCTCCACATCCTCAAATTCTATGGAGGCAGCACTTCTTGACtctggaaatcttgttttgagAGATGTTTTGAATTCCTCTGTTTTGATGTGGGAGAGCTTTGATCACCCAAGAGACACTTGGTTGCCGGGTGGAAAGATTGGGCTAAGCAAGCTCACAAATAAATCACAGAGTCTCACTTCATGGAGGAATCCAACGGATCCTGCTCCTGGGCTCTATTCTTTAGAGCTAGACCCTGCTGGAAGCAATCAGCTTGTTATATTGTGGAATGGGTTTGTGAAATGGTGGTCAAGTGGGAGATGGAATGGTAATAATTTCAGCTTATTTCCTGAAACAAGTGGTGACAGTATCTTCAATTTCACCTATGTTTCGAGCCAGAATGAGAACTATTTTACTTATAATTTGTATAATTCCTTTAGTTTCTCAAAAATTGTCATTGATGTTTCGGGGGAAATGTATCGAAGTACTTGGGATCAACCAAAAACAGCGAAACCACTGTGCTGCAATTATTCTTGTGGTGCTTTCGCTAACTGCCGTCAGCAAGCTTCGGTTTGGTGTGGGTGTCTGCAAGGTTTCCATCCAAGTCATGCTTTGTCTGGTGGGTGCATGAGGAATACCCCACTGCAATGTGTGAACAATGGTCCTGTAAATTGGGAGAAGGATAGGTTCTTAAAGATGTCTAATTTGATATTGCCTACAAATCCACAATTTTTGGCTGTTGAGACTGCTCAAGCCTGTGAATTGGCTTGTTTAAACAACCGTTCTTGCAATGCTTATGCATATGGTGGTGGTTACTCTGTATGGGTAGGACATATCTTGAGTCTAGTACAACAATCAGATGGTGACACAGGTGGACAAGACCTATATCTCAAACTTGCTGCCTGTGAGCTTTCAACTTCCAGAGGTAACAAGAAGGGATCAGCTATTGGAGCTATTGTGGGCGCTGTTTCAGGGGTTTTAGCCCTCTTCAGTCTTCTGGTGGTGCTAATATGGACAAGGCAGAGGAGTTTAGTTGGACCTTGGGATGCAAATGAAGGTTTTTTGGTTCCATTTTCGTATAGAGATCTACAAATTGTGACCAAGAACTTCTCCGAAAAGCTGGGGGCAGGAGGATTTGGTTCTGTTTTTAAAGGGACATTGCCTGACTCGACTGTTGTAGCCGTGAAAAGGCTTGAAGGCCTCAATCAAGGAGAGAAGCAGTTCCGAACTGAAGTAAGCATGGTTGGTACAATTCAACATGTTAATCTTGTTCGCCTCCATGGATTTTGCTGTGAAGGTACTAGAAGGTTGCTGGTCTATGATTTTATGCCCAATGGCTCTTTACATTCCCATTTGTTTCTTGAAAAACAGGACCCTAAGCTTTAA